One region of Baekduia soli genomic DNA includes:
- the gnd gene encoding phosphogluconate dehydrogenase (NAD(+)-dependent, decarboxylating) produces MAQIGFIGLGRMGGNMVARIKRDSDHDVVAFDFDRAAVAKAVKAGAVGATSLADLVKKLEPPRTVWIMVPAGDPTQQTVDKLAEIMVKDDTIVDGGNSKWTDDKQRAGILRKQGINYVDVGTSGGIWGLEVGYCMMVGGPNRAVKRLAPFLDVLAPATTDFGPGWGHMGPVGAGHYVKMVHNGIEYGMMQAYAEGFGLFDASEYELDNAKIANLWMNGSVVRSWLCELAARAFEQEGNELAGLQPFVAESGEGRWTVDEAVEKKVPLPVIAASLFSRYSSQARGDFQAKVNAALRAQFGGHPVNRAAGD; encoded by the coding sequence ATGGCGCAGATCGGCTTCATCGGCCTCGGACGGATGGGCGGCAACATGGTCGCCCGCATCAAGCGCGACTCCGATCACGACGTCGTCGCCTTCGACTTCGACAGGGCGGCGGTGGCCAAGGCCGTCAAGGCCGGCGCGGTCGGCGCCACGTCGCTGGCCGACCTCGTCAAGAAGCTCGAGCCGCCGCGGACGGTCTGGATCATGGTCCCGGCCGGCGACCCCACGCAGCAGACCGTCGACAAGCTCGCCGAGATCATGGTCAAGGACGACACGATCGTCGACGGCGGCAACTCGAAGTGGACCGACGACAAGCAGCGCGCCGGCATCCTGCGCAAGCAGGGCATCAACTACGTCGACGTCGGCACCAGCGGCGGCATCTGGGGTCTGGAGGTCGGCTACTGCATGATGGTCGGCGGCCCCAACCGCGCGGTCAAGCGCCTGGCCCCGTTCCTCGACGTGCTCGCCCCGGCCACGACCGACTTCGGCCCGGGCTGGGGGCACATGGGTCCGGTCGGCGCCGGGCACTACGTCAAGATGGTGCACAACGGCATCGAGTACGGGATGATGCAGGCCTACGCCGAGGGCTTCGGGCTGTTCGACGCCTCCGAGTACGAGCTCGACAACGCGAAGATCGCCAACCTGTGGATGAACGGGTCGGTCGTGCGCTCCTGGCTCTGCGAGCTGGCGGCGCGCGCGTTCGAGCAGGAGGGCAACGAGCTGGCCGGGCTGCAGCCCTTCGTCGCCGAGTCGGGCGAGGGCCGCTGGACCGTGGACGAGGCGGTCGAGAAGAAGGTCCCGCTGCCCGTCATCGCCGCCTCGCTGTTCTCGCGGTACTCCTCACAGGCGCGCGGCGACTTCCAGGCCAAGGTCAACGCCGCGCTGCGCGCCCAGTTCGGCGGCCACCCGGTCAACCGCGCGGCGGGCGATTGA
- a CDS encoding ROK family protein, with translation MAQRFIGVDVGGTKVSVAVLEGTVLSEPILRPTVLSSSQGLIDQLAHVIQEQGPADAVGIGVPSVIDFATGTARHSVNVPLEDVPLRRLLTERLRMPVYVDNDATVAALAEAHGDDLGLVAQTLVLFTVGTGVGGGIVIGGRIYRGATGAAGELGHQLIGASLTDGAPEHSDEAPQPGSLERLASGRALDSLGRDRGFPDGPAVVEAAQAGDADALEAVHILGERLGVGIANAINVFDPEQVVIGGGVSAAGDLLLEPARAVARRFVLPGVGGRTEIRLARYGPQAGVRGAALLAGQEVLVR, from the coding sequence ATGGCGCAGCGGTTCATCGGCGTGGACGTCGGCGGGACGAAGGTGTCGGTCGCGGTGCTCGAGGGCACCGTGCTCTCCGAGCCCATCCTGCGCCCGACGGTCCTGAGCAGCTCGCAGGGCCTGATCGACCAGCTCGCCCACGTCATCCAGGAGCAGGGCCCGGCCGACGCCGTCGGCATCGGAGTCCCCTCCGTCATCGACTTCGCCACGGGCACGGCCCGCCACTCGGTCAACGTCCCGCTCGAGGACGTCCCGCTGCGCCGGCTGCTGACCGAGCGCCTGCGCATGCCGGTCTACGTCGACAACGACGCGACGGTCGCCGCGCTGGCCGAGGCCCACGGCGACGACCTCGGCCTCGTCGCCCAGACCCTCGTGCTGTTCACGGTCGGCACCGGCGTCGGTGGCGGCATCGTCATCGGCGGGCGCATCTACCGCGGCGCGACGGGCGCGGCCGGCGAGCTCGGCCACCAGCTCATCGGCGCCTCGCTCACCGACGGCGCGCCCGAGCACAGCGACGAGGCGCCCCAGCCGGGCTCGCTCGAGCGCCTGGCCTCGGGCCGTGCGCTCGATTCCCTGGGCCGCGACCGCGGCTTCCCCGACGGCCCCGCCGTGGTCGAGGCCGCGCAGGCCGGCGACGCCGATGCGCTCGAGGCGGTGCACATCCTCGGTGAGCGCCTGGGCGTCGGGATCGCCAACGCCATCAACGTGTTCGACCCTGAGCAGGTCGTGATCGGCGGCGGCGTGTCGGCGGCCGGGGACCTGCTGCTCGAGCCGGCCCGCGCGGTCGCCCGGCGCTTCGTCCTGCCGGGGGTGGGTGGCCGCACGGAGATCCGTCTGGCGCGCTACGGGCCGCAGGCCGGCGTCCGCGGTGCCGCCCTGCTGGCGGGTCAGGAGGTGCTGGTCCGGTGA
- a CDS encoding RNA polymerase sigma factor, with protein sequence MTAVSDAADQDLVRRARAGDEEAFTVLVRRHSPALLRLARMYVSTQAAAEDVVQETWLGVLRGLERFEERSSFKTWLFRILVNRAKTRGVRDHRTLPFASLGGGDEDADEPSVDPARFAPEGNWSSPPRRWEDDPEVALESAEARRIAEEAIAALPERQRIVITLRDLEGLSAEEVRNALDLTETNQRVLLHRARSRVREALENWIDG encoded by the coding sequence ATGACCGCCGTGTCCGACGCCGCCGACCAGGATCTGGTCCGGCGTGCGAGGGCGGGCGACGAGGAGGCCTTCACGGTCCTCGTGCGGCGCCACAGCCCGGCGCTGCTGCGCCTCGCGCGCATGTACGTCTCCACGCAGGCCGCCGCCGAGGACGTCGTCCAGGAGACCTGGCTCGGCGTGCTGCGGGGGCTCGAGCGCTTCGAGGAGCGCTCGTCGTTCAAGACGTGGCTCTTCCGCATCCTGGTCAACCGCGCCAAGACCCGCGGTGTGCGCGACCACCGGACGCTGCCGTTCGCGTCGCTGGGCGGGGGCGACGAGGACGCCGACGAGCCGTCGGTCGACCCGGCCCGCTTCGCGCCCGAGGGCAACTGGTCCTCGCCGCCGCGGCGCTGGGAGGACGACCCCGAGGTCGCGTTGGAGTCCGCCGAGGCGCGGCGGATCGCCGAGGAGGCCATCGCGGCGCTGCCCGAGCGTCAGCGGATCGTCATCACGCTGCGCGACCTGGAAGGTCTGAGCGCGGAGGAGGTCCGCAACGCCCTGGACCTGACGGAGACCAACCAGAGGGTCCTCCTGCACCGCGCGCGGTCCAGGGTGCGCGAGGCCCTCGAGAACTGGATCGACGGATGA
- a CDS encoding anti-sigma factor family protein, whose protein sequence is MSRRWFPWRRRTAGPPGDLSCRELVELVTTYLDGGLSDRDRARFEAHIAACEHCTAYLEQIRDTIRLTGELVPEGLAPEMERDLLDAFRDWKAGGA, encoded by the coding sequence ATGAGCAGACGGTGGTTTCCCTGGCGCAGGCGCACGGCGGGTCCTCCCGGGGACCTGAGCTGCCGCGAGCTCGTCGAGCTCGTCACGACCTACCTCGACGGCGGCCTGTCGGACCGCGACCGCGCCAGGTTCGAGGCGCACATCGCGGCGTGCGAGCACTGCACCGCGTACCTCGAGCAGATCCGGGACACCATCCGCCTGACCGGGGAGCTGGTCCCCGAGGGCCTGGCTCCCGAGATGGAGCGCGACCTGCTCGATGCGTTCCGCGACTGGAAGGCGGGTGGTGCGTGA
- a CDS encoding nitroreductase family protein — protein sequence MPSLTDDLRTAPTTLRPFRADPVQPAALARAVHRARLAPWRVRAVTDPERRRAIRDAHLPHWAAHLAATGGLRIIADDAPARRARELRAADVFAHELHEVPVHLVVLARRAGTLRAGALGDLGDALRAEGLDAAPIPFTARAEPELRTLLALDDDLTIAGILVTRPQR from the coding sequence ATGCCGTCGCTCACCGACGACCTGCGCACCGCGCCGACCACGCTGCGCCCCTTCCGCGCCGATCCCGTGCAGCCCGCGGCGCTGGCCCGTGCCGTCCACCGCGCGCGCCTGGCGCCCTGGAGGGTCCGTGCCGTCACCGACCCGGAGCGCCGCCGGGCGATCCGGGACGCACACCTGCCCCACTGGGCCGCCCACCTCGCCGCGACGGGCGGCCTGCGGATCATCGCCGACGACGCGCCCGCCCGCCGGGCGCGGGAGCTGCGTGCCGCCGACGTGTTCGCCCACGAGCTGCACGAGGTGCCCGTCCACCTCGTGGTGCTCGCCCGCCGCGCCGGCACGCTGCGGGCCGGCGCGCTCGGCGACCTCGGCGACGCCCTGCGCGCCGAGGGCCTGGACGCCGCGCCCATCCCGTTCACCGCCCGCGCCGAGCCCGAGCTGCGCACGCTGCTCGCGCTCGACGACGACCTGACGATCGCGGGCATCCTCGTCACGAGGCCGCAGCGATGA
- a CDS encoding aminotransferase-like domain-containing protein, which produces MTGAAGQPAISTAPPPAAGRLRGVASSPVREILALTQRPGIISFAGGLPAPELFDAAGLREAFATALADDAYGRTLQYSTTEGDPQLRAAIAARLGRRGLPTEPDDVLVTTGSQQALTLIAAVLLEPGDVVLAEEPSYLAALQCFQMAGARVVGVPCDDDGLDPDALAALVRREQPKLLYTVPTFHNPTGRTLPLARREAIAQVAARLGLWIVEDDPYGELRYRGEAVAPIAALPGARDRTIALSTLSKVLVPGLRIGWLRAPAALHRALVVAKQAADLHTSTIDQAAAAHWLTTCDLDAHIAGLRAAYGPRRDALVEGLPAALPEGSRWTRPDGGMFVWARLPDGWDAEALLADALEHEVAFVPGWPFYAGPPDRATLRLSFTAHDTEEIAEGLGRLRAAVDSRP; this is translated from the coding sequence ATGACGGGCGCCGCCGGCCAGCCGGCGATCTCGACGGCCCCGCCGCCCGCGGCCGGGCGGCTGCGCGGCGTGGCGTCCTCGCCGGTGCGAGAGATCCTCGCGCTGACCCAGCGCCCGGGGATCATCTCGTTCGCCGGCGGGCTGCCCGCGCCCGAGCTCTTCGACGCCGCCGGCCTGCGCGAGGCGTTCGCGACGGCCCTGGCCGACGACGCCTACGGGCGCACGCTGCAGTACTCGACGACGGAGGGCGACCCGCAGCTGCGCGCGGCGATCGCCGCGCGCCTGGGCCGCCGCGGCCTGCCCACCGAGCCCGACGACGTCCTGGTCACCACCGGATCCCAGCAGGCGCTGACGCTCATCGCCGCCGTCCTCCTGGAGCCCGGCGACGTCGTGCTGGCCGAGGAGCCGTCCTATCTCGCCGCGCTGCAGTGCTTCCAGATGGCCGGCGCCCGCGTCGTCGGCGTGCCGTGCGACGACGACGGCCTGGACCCCGACGCGCTCGCGGCCCTCGTGCGCCGCGAGCAGCCCAAGCTCCTGTACACGGTGCCCACCTTCCACAACCCCACGGGCCGCACGCTGCCGCTCGCGCGCCGCGAGGCCATCGCCCAGGTCGCCGCGCGGCTGGGGCTGTGGATCGTCGAGGACGATCCCTACGGCGAGCTGCGCTACCGCGGCGAGGCCGTCGCGCCGATCGCCGCGCTCCCCGGCGCGCGGGACCGCACGATCGCGCTCTCCACGCTCTCCAAGGTGCTGGTGCCCGGCCTGCGCATCGGCTGGCTGCGCGCGCCCGCCGCCCTGCACCGCGCGCTCGTCGTCGCCAAGCAGGCGGCCGACCTGCACACGTCGACGATCGACCAGGCCGCCGCCGCGCACTGGCTGACGACGTGCGACCTCGACGCGCACATCGCCGGCCTGCGCGCCGCCTACGGGCCGCGCCGCGACGCGCTCGTCGAGGGGCTGCCGGCCGCGCTTCCGGAGGGCTCGCGCTGGACGCGGCCCGACGGCGGCATGTTCGTCTGGGCGCGGCTGCCCGACGGCTGGGACGCCGAGGCGCTGCTGGCGGACGCATTGGAGCACGAGGTCGCGTTCGTCCCGGGCTGGCCGTTCTACGCCGGGCCGCCGGACCGCGCGACGCTGCGGCTGTCGTTCACCGCCCACGACACGGAGGAGATCGCCGAGGGCCTCGGGCGGCTGCGTGCCGCGGTGGACAGCCGCCCCTGA
- the glpX gene encoding class II fructose-bisphosphatase translates to MSQTPGPDRNLAMELVRTTEAAALAAARMVGRGDKIGADQAAVDAMRLVLGTVSMDGTVVIGEGEKDEAPMLYNGERIGDGAPPEVDIAVDPLEGTTLAAKGMPSALAVIALSERGTMFNPGPIVYMEKLAGAEDIADLLDLERPLTKTIELVAERRGVEINDVMVVMLERDRHEQTLKEVRELGARVRLIAHGDVSAAMLAVSDRSPVDLLWGIGGTPEGVISAAAIKSLGGGMVGRLWPRDDAERQAAIDEGYDLSRQLTQDDLVRGDDCFFAATGVTDGDMLQGVRYHGAKSATTESLVMRSRSGTVRRISARHDRSKLRSLGSGRYG, encoded by the coding sequence ATGTCGCAGACGCCGGGACCCGACCGCAACCTCGCCATGGAGCTCGTCCGCACCACCGAGGCGGCCGCGCTGGCCGCCGCCCGCATGGTGGGCCGCGGCGACAAGATCGGGGCCGACCAGGCCGCCGTCGACGCCATGCGGCTCGTGCTGGGCACGGTCAGCATGGACGGGACGGTCGTCATCGGCGAGGGGGAGAAGGACGAGGCGCCCATGCTGTACAACGGCGAGCGCATCGGCGACGGCGCGCCGCCCGAGGTCGACATCGCCGTGGACCCGCTGGAGGGCACGACGCTGGCGGCCAAGGGCATGCCCAGCGCCCTGGCCGTCATCGCCCTGTCCGAGCGCGGCACGATGTTCAACCCGGGCCCGATCGTCTACATGGAGAAGCTCGCCGGCGCCGAGGACATCGCCGACCTGCTCGACCTCGAGCGCCCGCTGACCAAGACCATCGAGCTGGTCGCCGAGCGCCGCGGCGTGGAGATCAACGACGTCATGGTCGTCATGCTCGAGCGCGACCGCCACGAGCAGACGCTCAAGGAGGTCCGCGAGCTCGGCGCCCGCGTGCGGCTCATCGCCCACGGCGACGTGAGCGCTGCGATGCTCGCGGTGTCCGACCGCTCGCCCGTCGACCTGCTCTGGGGGATCGGCGGCACGCCGGAGGGCGTGATCTCGGCCGCGGCGATCAAGTCGCTCGGCGGCGGGATGGTCGGCCGCCTGTGGCCGCGCGACGACGCCGAGCGCCAGGCCGCGATCGACGAGGGCTACGACCTCTCCCGCCAGCTCACCCAGGACGACCTCGTCCGCGGCGACGACTGCTTCTTCGCGGCGACGGGTGTCACGGACGGCGACATGCTCCAGGGCGTGCGCTACCACGGCGCGAAGTCCGCGACGACCGAGTCGCTCGTGATGCGCTCCCGCAGCGGCACCGTGCGCCGCATCTCGGCCCGCCACGACCGCAGCAAGCTGCGGTCGCTGGGCTCGGGCCGCTACGGTTGA
- a CDS encoding NAD(P)H-binding protein has product MNTRAAKIIVLTGATGYVGGRLLPTLLQDGHEVRCVVRDPARADLPAGAVVVRGDVLSGDGLDEAMAGADVAYYLVHSMGGGKGDFAARDRDGARTFGAAAARAGVARTIYLGGLEGGDDAASEHLRSRHEVAGVLRDEVGAGLVYVRAAMIVGAGSTSFKMLRGLVERLPVMITPRWLETRSQPVAIGDVVSTLAALAVRDDAPDEVHLGGADVLTYREMLGRVAALLGRRQPLLLRVPFFTPRLSSYWVALVTPVELGLVQPLVEGLNSETVVRRAPPPGLNDAPMGFDDAVRAALAP; this is encoded by the coding sequence GTGAACACTCGCGCCGCCAAGATCATCGTCCTCACCGGCGCCACCGGCTACGTCGGCGGGAGGCTGCTGCCCACGCTCCTGCAGGACGGCCACGAGGTGCGCTGCGTCGTGCGCGACCCCGCGCGCGCCGACCTGCCCGCCGGGGCCGTGGTCGTGCGCGGCGACGTCCTGTCGGGCGACGGCCTGGACGAGGCGATGGCCGGCGCCGACGTCGCGTACTACCTCGTGCACTCGATGGGCGGCGGCAAGGGCGACTTCGCCGCACGCGACCGCGACGGCGCCCGCACCTTCGGCGCCGCCGCGGCCCGGGCCGGCGTGGCCCGCACGATCTACCTCGGCGGCCTCGAGGGCGGCGACGACGCGGCGTCGGAGCACCTGCGCAGCCGCCACGAGGTCGCCGGCGTGCTGCGCGACGAGGTCGGCGCGGGACTCGTCTACGTCCGTGCGGCGATGATCGTCGGGGCCGGCAGCACGTCCTTCAAGATGCTGCGCGGGCTCGTCGAGCGGCTGCCCGTGATGATCACGCCGCGCTGGCTGGAGACCCGCAGCCAGCCCGTGGCGATCGGCGACGTCGTCTCCACGCTCGCCGCGCTGGCCGTGCGCGACGACGCGCCCGACGAGGTCCACCTCGGCGGCGCCGACGTGCTGACCTACCGCGAGATGCTCGGCCGTGTGGCGGCGCTGCTCGGCCGCCGCCAGCCGCTGTTGCTGCGCGTGCCGTTCTTCACCCCGCGCCTGTCCTCCTACTGGGTGGCGCTCGTCACGCCGGTCGAGCTCGGGCTCGTCCAGCCGCTCGTGGAGGGCCTGAACTCCGAGACCGTCGTGCGCCGGGCCCCGCCCCCCGGCCTCAACGACGCGCCGATGGGCTTCGACGACGCCGTGCGCGCGGCGCTCGCTCCGTAA
- a CDS encoding DICT sensory domain-containing protein — translation MPELAIKDVAERTGIAAGTIRMWEQRYGFPVPGRTAAGYRRYTESDVELLRKVLALRHRGLSVPAAIERAHDAGGGASDHPSIYAAVASADRGIRPQVLKKSTLVALSRAIEHETLAHAAAPIVFGAFQRERFYRQVEPRYRRMAMHADASAVFADFPAVGRPDGGPVELPIDPQDALGNEWAVVVDAPGYAACLLAWEQPGVTEPGAEGDGERHFEAIWTIDAAATRRATEVSARLAARADPELGERLQELLADRPLALESPAPALTALTTRMVAYLERA, via the coding sequence ATGCCAGAACTCGCCATCAAGGACGTCGCGGAACGGACCGGCATCGCCGCCGGCACGATCCGCATGTGGGAGCAGCGCTACGGCTTCCCCGTGCCCGGGCGCACCGCGGCCGGCTACCGGCGCTACACGGAGTCCGACGTCGAGCTGCTGCGCAAGGTCCTCGCCCTGCGCCATCGCGGCCTCTCGGTCCCGGCGGCCATCGAGCGCGCCCACGACGCCGGGGGCGGGGCCTCCGACCACCCGTCGATCTACGCCGCGGTCGCGTCGGCCGACCGCGGCATCCGCCCGCAGGTGCTCAAGAAGTCCACGCTCGTCGCGCTCTCGCGCGCCATCGAGCACGAGACCCTCGCCCACGCCGCCGCGCCCATCGTCTTCGGCGCCTTCCAGCGCGAGCGCTTCTACCGCCAGGTCGAGCCGCGCTACCGGCGCATGGCGATGCATGCCGACGCCTCCGCGGTCTTCGCCGACTTCCCGGCCGTCGGCCGTCCCGACGGCGGCCCGGTCGAGCTGCCGATCGACCCGCAGGACGCCCTGGGCAACGAGTGGGCGGTCGTCGTCGACGCCCCCGGGTACGCGGCGTGCCTGCTGGCCTGGGAGCAGCCGGGCGTGACCGAGCCCGGCGCCGAGGGCGACGGCGAGCGCCACTTCGAGGCGATCTGGACCATCGACGCCGCCGCGACGCGCCGCGCCACGGAGGTCTCCGCGCGCCTCGCGGCCCGCGCCGACCCCGAGCTCGGCGAGCGCCTGCAGGAGCTGCTCGCCGACCGCCCGCTCGCCTTGGAGTCCCCGGCGCCCGCGCTCACCGCGCTGACGACCCGCATGGTCGCCTACCTCGAGCGCGCCTGA
- a CDS encoding molybdopterin molybdotransferase MoeA, giving the protein MPLLPSIDEARAILLAAVTPLPTTDIAVTDALDLVLAEDVVAAHDVPVFANSAMDGFATRAAAAGSHLRVAGESRAGAPYPGTVAEGEAVRISTGAALPAGADGVLQLELVDDDGDAIVLGEAVTPGRNVRDAGSDLTAGTVVLRSGTRVGPAELGVAIGAGRAAVRCAQRPRVAIVTTGDELVTAGDALVPGQIHDTNGPTLAALAHRCGAEVAGVGHVGDDLEATRGVIAQALEAADLVVLAGGVSVGRHDHVKPALSDLGVRELLWRVALRPGKPTWMGERDGTLVLGLPGNPVSAYVTFLLFARPALAALQGGDPTVPRTTAALGTAVPRHPDRDECVRVRAAADGTVHPTGPQGSHVLSSLVGATALAIVPRGEGELSAGSEVVLEPV; this is encoded by the coding sequence GTGCCCCTGCTGCCCTCCATCGACGAGGCCCGCGCGATCCTGCTCGCGGCCGTCACCCCGCTGCCCACCACCGACATCGCGGTGACCGACGCGCTGGACCTCGTCCTCGCCGAGGACGTCGTCGCCGCCCACGACGTGCCCGTCTTCGCCAACAGCGCCATGGACGGCTTCGCCACCCGGGCGGCGGCGGCCGGCTCGCACCTGCGCGTCGCGGGCGAGTCGCGGGCCGGCGCGCCCTACCCCGGCACGGTGGCCGAGGGCGAGGCGGTGCGGATCTCCACGGGAGCCGCCCTGCCCGCCGGCGCCGACGGCGTGCTGCAGCTCGAGCTCGTCGACGACGACGGCGACGCGATCGTCCTCGGCGAGGCCGTGACGCCCGGGCGCAACGTGCGCGACGCCGGCAGCGACCTGACCGCGGGGACCGTCGTGCTGCGGTCCGGCACCCGCGTCGGGCCCGCCGAGCTGGGCGTCGCGATCGGCGCGGGCCGGGCGGCGGTCCGCTGCGCCCAGCGGCCGCGGGTCGCGATCGTCACGACCGGCGACGAGCTCGTGACCGCCGGCGACGCGCTCGTCCCGGGCCAGATCCACGACACCAACGGCCCGACGCTCGCGGCGCTGGCGCACCGCTGCGGGGCCGAGGTCGCCGGGGTCGGCCACGTCGGAGACGACCTCGAGGCCACCCGCGGCGTCATCGCGCAGGCCCTCGAGGCGGCCGACCTCGTCGTGCTGGCCGGCGGCGTCTCCGTCGGCCGCCACGACCACGTCAAGCCCGCGCTGTCGGACCTCGGCGTCCGCGAGCTGCTGTGGCGCGTCGCGCTGCGCCCGGGCAAGCCGACGTGGATGGGCGAGCGCGACGGCACGCTCGTGCTCGGCCTGCCGGGCAACCCGGTCTCGGCCTACGTCACGTTCCTGCTCTTCGCGCGCCCGGCGCTGGCCGCGCTGCAGGGCGGCGACCCGACGGTCCCGCGCACGACCGCGGCACTGGGCACCGCGGTGCCTCGGCATCCCGACCGCGACGAGTGCGTGCGCGTCCGGGCCGCGGCCGACGGCACGGTCCACCCGACGGGCCCGCAGGGCTCGCACGTGCTGTCCTCGCTCGTCGGAGCCACGGCGCTGGCCATCGTGCCGCGCGGCGAGGGCGAGCTGTCCGCGGGCAGCGAGGTCGTGCTCGAGCCGGTCTGA
- a CDS encoding nucleotidyl cyclase domain-containing protein, whose product MDGAGHHGRRPRPVADAPTADPVAIAKAWLLALVAEAPLAQAGAVPAAELARGGPELCAAVLAALSSDRELERLVGGDGRPAPGAAAARLTGARTPAALAAGVEALRAVTWRALRAALGDAPPELMADLGDRLAHVCARVTAASLAAPAVPGRAGPLATALAGAPTEPGPAPAADPEAPPPPRGVHVVDPPPGGGVDPLTTLAEELAASPPAGADWPAGGAAGGPTVTRGGSVDTSWEDAGRPAPPWLSAIDRRLRRRRSDGRPFAVLVVEIDDLDRLLAAQSGREVAVALEAAERGLTAELAPADLVVRERLGRWWLTSPDRDGASARELGARIAAAIGRAVLAGAPLAASVGVAACPEHGASVADLAGRADQGMFAARAAGVPLT is encoded by the coding sequence ATGGATGGAGCTGGACACCACGGTCGCCGGCCGCGCCCCGTCGCCGACGCGCCGACCGCCGACCCTGTCGCGATCGCCAAGGCATGGCTGCTGGCGCTGGTCGCCGAGGCGCCGTTGGCGCAGGCCGGCGCGGTGCCCGCCGCCGAGTTGGCGCGCGGCGGTCCCGAGCTGTGCGCCGCGGTCCTCGCGGCGCTGTCCTCCGATCGCGAGCTGGAGCGCCTGGTCGGCGGGGACGGCCGCCCGGCCCCGGGGGCCGCGGCGGCCCGGCTGACCGGCGCGCGCACGCCGGCCGCGCTGGCCGCGGGCGTCGAGGCGCTGCGCGCGGTGACCTGGCGGGCGCTGCGCGCTGCGCTCGGCGACGCGCCGCCCGAGCTCATGGCCGACCTCGGCGACCGCCTGGCCCACGTGTGTGCCCGCGTCACCGCCGCGTCCCTGGCCGCGCCCGCGGTCCCCGGTCGCGCCGGCCCGCTGGCCACCGCCCTCGCGGGCGCGCCGACCGAGCCCGGCCCCGCGCCGGCCGCCGACCCCGAGGCCCCGCCGCCGCCGCGCGGCGTCCACGTCGTCGACCCGCCGCCCGGCGGGGGCGTCGACCCGCTGACGACGCTCGCCGAGGAGCTGGCCGCGAGCCCGCCCGCAGGCGCCGACTGGCCCGCCGGTGGCGCGGCCGGCGGCCCGACCGTCACGCGCGGCGGCTCGGTGGACACGAGCTGGGAGGACGCGGGGCGCCCCGCGCCGCCGTGGCTGTCGGCGATCGACCGCCGCCTGCGGCGCCGCCGGTCCGACGGCCGGCCGTTCGCGGTGCTCGTGGTCGAGATCGACGACCTGGATCGCCTGCTGGCGGCGCAGAGCGGCCGTGAGGTCGCCGTCGCGCTCGAGGCGGCCGAGCGCGGGCTGACCGCGGAGCTGGCGCCCGCCGACCTCGTCGTGCGCGAGCGCCTCGGGCGCTGGTGGCTGACCAGCCCCGACCGCGACGGCGCCTCGGCGCGTGAGCTCGGCGCGCGCATCGCCGCGGCGATCGGGCGCGCGGTGCTGGCCGGCGCGCCGCTGGCGGCGTCGGTCGGCGTGGCCGCCTGCCCGGAGCACGGTGCGAGCGTCGCCGACCTGGCCGGCCGCGCGGACCAGGGCATGTTCGCCGCCCGCGCCGCGGGCGTGCCGCTGACCTAG
- a CDS encoding septal ring lytic transglycosylase RlpA family protein has protein sequence MRTEHELQTTTVKLGAALGALAIALPTAVAAADATPAAPAAAPAPAAGTAPSPGGLGFSDPSEPSVFADGSTLVAPLAGLLGDIVPVTGTLAGSHPGDSVVVQQLDASTGWVQVATATVAADGTYSAGFKPGHSGHPRLRVVAAGQPAPAATAASDAAGGRELTVFHRARATWYGPGFYGRRTACGRRLTKATLGVAHKTLPCGTLVELYKDGRTVTVPVIDRGPFRAGTSYDLTAATAQALGVTTTTVLGAVRATDPAPAVVPAPS, from the coding sequence ATGAGGACCGAGCACGAGTTGCAGACGACCACCGTCAAGCTGGGCGCCGCCCTTGGCGCTCTCGCCATCGCCCTCCCGACCGCGGTCGCGGCCGCTGACGCCACCCCGGCCGCACCCGCCGCCGCCCCGGCGCCCGCCGCCGGCACGGCGCCCTCGCCCGGCGGCCTCGGCTTCTCCGATCCCTCGGAGCCCAGCGTCTTCGCCGACGGCTCGACCCTCGTCGCCCCGCTCGCCGGCCTGTTGGGCGACATCGTCCCGGTCACGGGCACGCTCGCCGGCTCGCACCCCGGCGACTCCGTGGTCGTCCAGCAGCTCGACGCGAGCACGGGCTGGGTGCAGGTCGCCACCGCGACCGTCGCGGCCGACGGGACCTACAGCGCCGGGTTCAAGCCCGGCCACAGCGGCCATCCGCGCCTGCGCGTGGTCGCCGCCGGGCAGCCGGCGCCCGCCGCCACCGCCGCGTCGGACGCCGCCGGCGGCCGCGAGCTCACCGTGTTCCATCGCGCGCGCGCCACCTGGTACGGCCCCGGCTTCTACGGCCGCCGCACGGCCTGCGGGCGGCGGCTGACCAAGGCGACCCTCGGCGTGGCCCACAAGACCCTGCCCTGCGGCACGCTCGTCGAGCTCTACAAGGACGGCCGCACCGTCACGGTGCCCGTCATCGACCGCGGCCCGTTCCGCGCCGGGACGAGCTACGACCTCACCGCGGCGACGGCGCAGGCGCTCGGCGTCACGACGACGACCGTCCTCGGCGCCGTCCGCGCCACGGACCCGGCACCCGCCGTGGTCCCTGCGCCCTCCTAG